From the genome of Brassica oleracea var. oleracea cultivar TO1000 chromosome C4, BOL, whole genome shotgun sequence:
ATATAAAATCGAACACAAAAACATCATAGTTTTAAATATACATATTTTTAAGTCGGGTACAAATCGGTTCTTATCGGGTCGGGTCTATTCGGGTCGGTTCTTTTCGGATCCGGGTCTATTCGGGTCGGTTCTTTTCGGGTCTAGGTCTATTTGGATTGTTTTTTCGGTTTCGGTTTTTTCGGGCAAAAAAAATTTAGATCCAAAAGATACTTGTAAATTTTCGGTCCGGTTTCGGGTCGGGTATTTTTGGGTCGATTCCAGTTCGAGTCTTCGGGTCCAGGTTAAAATGCCCAGGTCTAGAGGAGAGGATGAAGATAACAGAAACATCAACCGCAATTATTCGTACCAGCTGGCAGTCGGTAAACGAATGGGTCGTCTATAAAGCCCAAACATAAATTAGTGGGCCTAGCTTGGAAGTATATATAGGTTTCCTTTTCTCTCTCTCAAAACCTAAAATCAAGAGAATAGTTTTGGAAGAGATCTTATGGCAACAGCACAGAGACACAATGACGAGGAGGAAGAGGCTCAGATCCCAAAAACAGAGTTTGAAACATCTTCTGAAGTTGAGTCAGACAAAAAAGCAGAGAGATCCACCACCAAACTTGACAAGCAAGCTATTCCCAAGGTAGTAAGTTAGTAACAAAACTTGTTTGGCAGATCACTGTTAAAAATTCTCTCGTGTATATTTTATTCGATGATTCATTCATATATAATATAAAAAAAAAAGCAGAAAAGTCCTAATCTGACAAAGGAAGAGAAGACAATAAGGGATAGTTACTTTTATTGCTGCCAGAATTTCTTTACCCTTCCCGAGATGATCGATTACATGAAGGTGAATCATGGTTTGCCAAAGACCACTGTGACCAATGTTTTCAGGGAACTTTTAACCGGTCGCAATGGTGAAGCTTATCTGAGAGCTTCACAGAGAAGAGGTCTTCAGAGGAGTAGTAATGGTACAACAAGTGGTAGTGTAGGTTCTTCTTCTTCGACTAAGTAAGTAGTGCTTGCTTTATTATTTGGATTATGATATCCACAAACTCATGTTGCTTTTCTTTGATTCGATTTGGATTTTTGTAAGGTTTTTGTTTACATTTTATTAAGGATTCAATTTCATATTGATGAATATTTTTTCCAAGTAATTTTCCGAAACATACCTCTAAGAAGGAGTGCTCAGATTGTCATCTGATTCCCGCCTTTTGCGCTCAATTTTCCTTACTGTAGAGTGATACTGTGCAGCTCTCAGATACATTTCAGCATTTATTCTTTTCAACATCTCCCTGAAAACCTTCGTCACCGTCTCTGCTGTTAAGCCGCGGTGCCTGGTTGTCATGAACTCAATCAGCTCCGGTAAGGTGTAGAACTGTCGGCAGCAGGAATGGTAGTTGGCCTTCATTATTGCTTGTCCTACCGTCAAAGGATTGGTAGCTTGACTCTGCCTTCCTCTGCCACTCCGGCCCTATGACATGATTTGTTACAATACTCAGATCTTTTAAAGGCTGTGTTCCCAAGTTATATAATATCTTTTGATATATACGTCAATGAATCAGTCTTACCGACGAAGAAGCAACATCAGCATCATTGTTATTCAACGAAGAACCTCCCTTCTCCTTGTTGCTTTTCTTTTTGTCCATTGTCAGTCCTGCAAATTTTTAGAACCTGATCATAATCATCTTCAATAAAGAGTAAGAATCGCAAACAAGTAGAGATTTTCAAAACAGATCATCACAATAGTAGAATCGAGAGAATCTACAGAATGATCAGTTAAAACAATCCGCAGCTGACTACCATTTCCGAATCGATCATCATACACTGATTCGGTAAATCTAAAACTGATTTTACGAATCAAACGCCTGTTTCGATTTCAATTCACGATTCCACAAACGAGATTCGCGAATCTGAGATTCAGCTTATGAATCAAATGTCAATCTCTGATGCAACGATCGCTAATTTCAAAACTCTAAGCTAACAATGAACAAAAATCCAAAAAAACGAAACGAGCGATCAGTTCTGAGATTCCATGGAGATTGCAAACGAATCTATAAACTCGAATTTCAGTTCGAATCAACGAATCAATGAGCAGCTAGCAATCGATGAATCATCGGAAACTCAAGTTCCGAGTATGCAAACAGCTCCGGATACAGAGAAGAGATTGACGAACTGGCGGAGATGAGGAGGAGACGGCGATCAGATCGCCGGCGTTTCTCTCTTCCGACGATTATTCTCTCTCCGTCTCTGCTTGGCGGGACTGACAAAGTAACAAACTCTTAAAAAGATATTTTTGTTTATATTTTTCAATTTTTTTTTGTTATGGGCCGATGGGCCGTATACTTTAATGGGTTTATACGCTAGTATTAGTAGTGTCTTGAATATGTCAAAGGATGAGTTTATGTAATTCAATGGCTATTAGGAAATGTGATTAGTGCTTTGTATTATATAATGTTGTTCTTATTTGATTTTTCACTGCATTTGACTTGAAATTATTAGGCTACAGAATCAAGGAAATGTGATTAGTGCTTTGTATATAAACCGAGTGTGCAGAAGGTGCGTCCTTTTAGCACTTTTGAGTGGAAGATTTACCAGAATCTTGTGTGTAAAACTGTTTTTTTTTTTCTTATGTGCATATGTGACAGGACCACTATAAGGCTTAATTCGTTCTTGTGCTGTATGCAACTTTGGATTAATAGCTGAACAGTTAGGAATAAGCTTTAAATGAGAAAGAAAAAACAAGCCTCCATTCTTATTGTATTCTAATATCTCAGCTAAAGAGTTGAACTTTCAGTAAACTTCCTTACAGAATCAGAAATCCTATAGTTCATCCTTGGCAACATCGTTCTTGTTATCACTATCACCATCTTCACCACCCTTGCTCTGCTTCGCTTGAAGTTTTTCAACAACATCATCAAGTGGAGGATCTCCAGGTCGTCGAAACTCTTGCTTCCCTATCTTAACCTCATAAGCCTCTTCTTGGCTCAACACGAACTCCCTTAGCTACAAAGAGAATTGATTCTAACTTGTCATCAAGATCGCTGACTAATCATTTTAAGTAAAAGTTTCAAACTTTCTATTACCTCAGTCACTTCCTTGCCGTTCTGCATATTGAACATCACCGTGCTTCGATCCACGGCCATGAATCTCACTCCTAACCCACCCGTTCTCAAAACTTTCGTCCATTTCATAGCAATATCCACCACCATATCCTTAAACCAAAACCACCATTATTCAAATCGCATAGTAAGATTCAAATCGGTTTGATTTACCTTACCTTAGTACGTTTGACGCCTAGCCGGAGCTTGACGAACCCGACGACCGGCGCGAAAGTCCGTTTAGCCATCTCCTCCTGGATCTGATCGAATCCCATGTTGGAGAAATCCGGAGGCGGATCGAACTCGGGCGTCGCCGCTTTGCTCCCCCACTGTTTCCACGATTCGTCTTCTTCGCTGTCTTCCACGTCGTCTAGATCGTCGGTGATCTCGATCCGCCGCTTCCCCGCTTCGACGGATCCGTGAAAGTTAGAGATGAGAAGAAGAACGAGGCAAAAGAGTGGAATCAAGGAAGAGGAACGAAGCATCTTCTCCATTGTTTCTTTCTTCTTTATTTCTAAAAATCGGTTGCGTCACGACAATTAACGACATTTAACTGAAACCTGCTCATCTAAAACTACTTGCCGTTTTCTTTATTTGTAAGAGAAATGCGTGCCGAGTAGTGAACGTTTTAAAGGAGGCAAGAAGAAGGCCTTATATTATAAAAGCCCAGTCTAGTTTTTGCTAATATTTAAACCCATTAGTAGAAAATCCGAAATTGAAGCACACAGCATGAAGCCAAACCAGCCCAAAACATATTTAATTTGACTATTAGTCCTGTAACCTGTGTTTTCAACAATTTCAATAAGTAATTATAATGTACAAGACATAAAATTATTTGTAATGATTTTTAGCCAACCACCTTTTGATATTATTATTACCCAATATAAAACTAAATACATTTAACATTTTGCCAAAGGAAAAAGACAAAAATTCCGAAACAAAAAACGTGGACAAGTGCCAAATAAATCACACGTGTCTCGACATCATTTGCCCATTTTTGATGCAGAGAAGGATAGTTACGTAATAAAAGTGAAAACCGAGGGCGTCGTCACGCATTTTCCGTGTACTGATAGTGTGGGCCCCGACAATAAAATAAAAAAAAAATAAAAATATCGGTTTTATAGACCTCTTCCTCCAAAATAAATTAAAAATAAATAAATAAATAAAAGAAGAAATGGGAAGTAAATCCCATCCCAGCTAGGGTTTGACTGCAGCAAGGGGGGGAATCTCTGATCGCGTGAATTCTGGAGAGTGAGAGGAATCGCCATCGCTTCCCGTGGATTTCGTTTCTCGAGAAGCCACCCCACAAAGGATCTGGTTTATTCCGTTGCATCCCGCGACTTCGTTTCTCCCTCCCAAAAAGAAATTCGATTCAAATCTAGAGAGAGAGAGAGAGAGAAAGTGGCAGAGAGTGAGTGTGTGGCTTTGTAACGTTTATTGCTTTTTTTTGTTTGTTGTTAGGGGTTTTGAACATTTTTGTCTTTATTGTGCATTTGAATTAGGTTTGATTGCTCGAAGAATTGAATGCAATCTGGAGGCAGTGGCGGAGGCCCCGCCCGGGGCATGGGTCCGGCGGGTCGGACCAACTCCACATCATCCGCTGCGTCTCCGACTTCTTCATCTTCATCCGTGCAACAGCAGCAGCAGTTGGCGTCTAGGCAGGTAAAGAGTTGCGAAATTATTGTAAAGTTTGTTGGAATTGTGAATAATGTTCGTTTTGGAGGTGTAAAATGATCTTTGTAGTCGCTAATTTTGTTTCTTAATCTTGCTTTCATTCAGTTGCCAATTTATTTAAATTCAGTTATGTTGAGTAACGCTATTTGAATTCTCTAATAAATTTTTAATGCTTTTTATAATTGCAGCAGCAGGGGAGAAACTCAGAGGCAAATGATGGCATGTTCGCGTATCATCCTGGTGGGGTTCAGGGGATGATGGGAGGTGGTAACTTTGGTTCTCCGTCTGGCTCTATGCAGCACCGGAGATTGTTTGACTCTCCTCAACAACAACAACAACAACAACCACAGGGCTCTTCCCAAGATGGCCAGCAAAGTTTTAATCCGATGCAGCAAGCGTATCTTCAGTTTGCTTTACAGGCGCAGCAACAAAAGGTGCAGCAGCAAGCTAGAATGGGAATGATGGGTTCATCTAAGGATCAAGACGCACGGATGGGTATGTTGAATATGCAAGGCGCGATGCAGCAGGCATCTAATCAGGCACAGGGCTCGCCGTCTAATCCATCGGCTGAACAGTTTGCTCGCGGTGAAAGGCAGATGGAATCAGGTCACGAAACAAAACCCCATCCCCAGCAAGTTGGGACTGGACAACTAATGCCTGGAAATATTACAAGGCCAATGCAGGCACCACAGGGTCCGCAGGGTGTGAATAATATGGGGTCCAACCAACTCGCGTTTTCACAGCAGTGGCAGGCCATGCAGGCGTGGGCGAGGGAGCGTAATATTGATCTCTCGCATCCTGCCAACGCCAGCCAAATGTCGCACATACTCCAGGGAAGAATGGCTGCCCAACAGAAGTCTAATGAAGGAAATGTGGCTTCACCGTCACCGTCTATTCCAGTGTCTAGCCAGCCATCTTCATCTTCACGTGTTCCAGGTGAGAACTCGCCTCGTCCCAACTCTGCTGGTGATATCTCTGGGCAGTCAGGATCAGGAAAGGCCAGACATGCGATATCTACCAGCTCATTTGCCTCGACTTCCAGTCCTAGAATGATGAACCCGGCTGCGAATCCATTCTCTGCCCAAGGGAGAGATAATCCAATGTATCCTCGCCATTTAGTTCAGCCTACGAATGGGATGCCCTCTGGAAATTCCATGCAGACGTCTGCGAATGAGACACATGTTTTGGATCACAATGCTTCTACAAATAAAGGTTTAGGTTCTGCTGAACATTTGCAGATGCAGCAGCCTAGGCAGATGAATGCACCCAGTCCAAAAGCTGTTCTATCTGACGCTGGTTTACTCAGTAAATCTTCCCTTCAGATTGGACAGGGGATCAAACAAGAGCAACAGCGATCAGGATTTACCAAACAACAACTCCATGTTCTCAAAGCCCAGATACTGGCATTTCGTCGTTTGAAGGTGTTTAGCTCTGTCTGCCTCTTCATTTAATATTATTTTTTCATATAACCTGTCTACAAATCACGTTGTTTGATTTTCTTTCCTTTTACCTTTTACTTGACAGAAAGGAGAAGGTTCTTTGCCTCAGGAGCTTTTTAAATCTATTGCTCCACCACCGCTTGAAGTGCAGACTCCGTTGCAGATTTTTCCTGTGAAAGTACATGTTCAGGATAGGTCTTCAGACAAAACTGTAGAAAACCAAGCAAGGTCACTGGAGTCTGGCAAAGAGTCTCAGACTGCTGCTTCTTCAAATGGACAGATTTTTGCTAAAGAGGAAGATAATGGTGGAGATACAGAAGTACCATTGGCGACGGGCAACAGCCAATTATTTCAAAATCTGGGAAAAGAAGCTGCTTCTACTACTGCGGCTACGAAAGAGGAGCAACAAACTGATGTATTCCCTGTTAAGTCAGACCAAGGAGCAGATGCTAGTACTCAACAGACTCCTAGAAGTGATTCTAATGCTGATAAGGGAAAAGCTGTTGCATCTGATGGAGGCCAATCTAATGTTCCGGCACAAGCAAACTCTCCCCAGCAGCCTAAGGATACAGCCTCCGCCAGGAAATATCACGGACCATTGTTTGATTTTCCCTTTTTCACTCGAAAACATGACACTTATGGATCTGCAACAGCCAATGCCAACAACAATCTCACATTAGCTTATGATATCAAAGACCTGATCTGTGAAGAAGGTGCAGAATTCTTCAACAAGAAAAGAACAGATAGTTTGAAGAAGATAAATGGTCTCCTAGCAAGAAACTTGGAAAGGAAAAGGATTAGGCCGGATCTTGTTTTACGGCTTCAGATTGAAGAGAAAAAGCTCAGGCTATCGGCTCTTCAGTCTCGTGTTAGAGATGAAGTGGATCGACAACAGCAGGATATAATGTCCATGCCTGATAGACCATACCGTAAGTTTGTGAGGTTGTGCGAACGACAACGCCTTGAAATGAATAGACAAGTACTGGCCAACCAGAAAGCTGTTAGAGAAAAGCAGCTGAAAACCATTTTTCAGTGGCGTAAGAAACTCCTTGAGGCTCACTGGTCTATACGTGATGCACGCACTGCTCGTAACAGGGGAGTTGCCAAATACCATGAAAAGATGTTGAGAGAGTTCTCGAAGAGACCAGATGATGGCCGGAACAAAAGGATGGAGGCACTGAAAAATAATGATGTAGAAAGGTACAGGGAGATGTTGCTGGAACAGCAAACAAATATACCTGGTGATGCTGCTGAAAGATATAATGTTCTCTCTTCATTTTTGACCCAAACGGAAGATTATCTCCATAAACTTGGAGGTAAGATTACTGCCACAAAGAATCAACAAGAAGTGGAGGAAGCAGCGAATGCTGCAGCAATTGCAGCGAGATTGCAGGTGTACATATTGCTTTTATACTTTACCCCTAATTTTCAATTACTCTAGACAATTTCAACTTAAATGTGGACTTTGCATGTCTTAGAGAGCAGAACTCTTCTTTTTCAAAGTTATTGTTGATAGTAGCTTGTCTGTTTCCGTTCTTGATGCAGGGCCTTTCAGAAGAAGAGGTCAGGGCGGCAGCTGCTTGTGCTCGGGAAGAAGTTCTGATCAGAAATAGATTTGTGGAAATGAATGCGCCAAAAGATAATTCATCTGTTAACAAGTAAGTCATTACACAGACCAAAAAAATTTAGATGGGGAAACAGCAAAGCACTAGTTGTTACTCATAACTTATCAGCCTGTACAGCTTACTGCTTAAAAAGTATGTGCTGATCTGTAAAATACCGACACTCAGACTGTACACAACGCACAATTGGGAATCTCCTTGGGTGCTGCCTTTAGCGTTTCCCTTACCCTTTTTGTTATGCCTTACTCTAGGTATTATACTCTGGCTCATGCTGTAAATGAAGTCGTTGTGAGACAACCGTCGATGCTCCAAGCTGGAACTTTGCGTGATTACCAGCTGGTATTTCTTTCATCCAGGCTCTATCACGTTGTATTGTGAATTATTTTTCTGTTGTGCCACATTTTACTGGTTTCTAAGCTATTCTTCTCTGTGCCCTTCAGGTTGGATTGCAATGGATGCTCTCCTTGTATAATAACAAATTAAATGGGATCTTGGCTGATGAGATGGGTCTTGGAAAAACTGTGCAGGTTAATTTTGCTCTCAGCAGGGATTCTTGGATTTACTGTACTTGCCTTGGGCGAGCATTAAAGCAATTATATTCTGTTGGCACTATATGCTGATTATTTTTGGTTTTCTCTGTGTAGGTAATGGCACTGATTGCTTACCTTATGGAGTTCAAGGGGAATTATGGACCACATCTCATCATCGTTCCTAATGCTGTTCTGGTGAACTGGAAGGTTTGTGATTTCTGTTAGAATATCCTATAATTTTCTCAGAAACCATGCACCAACGGTTTATTCGAGACCTCACGTCTATAAACTCATAATTTCGAAAGTCACTTCCCCAACAACCCACAATTCTCATTTATCCATTATTTATGCTTAACTTTGACTCAAGCCTGTTAGTTGTGCTGACATAACCATTTCCAGTTGATGAACTCGTCTGTGTTCCGTAGAGTACTTATCAGCTCTTGCTATCTTTTGTCGACTTCTATATGATAATTTTATACACGGTTAACAGTTTTTCTTTTTCTTTTGCAGAGTGAACTCCATACTTGGCTGCCATCCGTTTCATGCATATATTATGTTGGTACAAAGGATCAACGTTCAAAATTGTTCTCTCAGGTAAACTTTGAAAAAGCTACATTTGCTCGAGATTTTGTTTTAAAATTGTTGATTGATAGAAAAATCTCCTGTTTTCTTTAACACAGGAGGTTTGCGCCATGAAGTTCAATGTCCTCGTTACGACTTATGAGTTTATTATGTATGATCGATCAAAACTCTCAAAAGTTGACTGGAAATATATTGTTATTGACGAAGCACAACGGATGAAGGACAGAGAATCTGTTTTGGCCCGAGATCTTGACCGATATCGCTGCCAGAGGAGATTACTTCTCACTGGGACACCTCTACAGGTTGGTAAAAGTAAAGCTAATTGGGCATTAATTGATGACATTTAACATTTGGAAACCAAGATTCCATGAGTTGTTCATATCATATTGAATGCGATATAGATGATTCTTATTCTGCTTTTATGAAATCTTGTAGAACGATCTGAAAGAGCTTTGGTCACTATTGAATCTCCTCCTTCCTGATGTCTTTGACAATCGAAAAGCATTTCATGATTGGTTCGCTCAACCCTTTCAAAGAGAAGGTCCTTCGCATAATATAGAGGATGACTGGCTGGAGACTGAGAAAAAGGTCATAGTCATTCACAGGCTTCATCAAATTTTAGAGCCGTTCATGCTCAGACGTCGTGTTGAGGATGTCGAAGGTTCACTTCCTCCTAAGGTAGGATCTGTCATATATCGATGCCATTATTTTTCGTCTAGATGATTATTCTGACAATGCTTTCGGTTACAGGTTTCCGTAGTTTTAAGATGTAGGATGTCTTCTATTCAGAGTGCCGTTTATGATTGGATCAAAGCTACTGGAACTCTAAGAGTTGATCCAGACGATGAAAAACTTAAGGCTCAGAAGAATCCGATCTACCAAGCCAAGATATATAAAACTTTAAACAATAGGTGCATGGAGTTGAGGAAAACATGTAATCATCCGTTGCTCAATTATCCATATTTCAATGATCTTTCCAAGGATTTTCTCGTAAGGTCATGTGGAAAATTGTGGATTCTGGATAGAATTCTTATAAAGCTACAGAGGACAGGCCATCGTGTATTACTCTTCAGTACAATGACTAAACTCCTTGATATCTTGGAAGAGTATTTGCAATGGAGGAGGCTCGTATACCGCAGAATAGATGGGACTACCAGTCTAGAAGATCGGGAATCAGCTATTGTGGATTTCAATGATCCGGATACTGATTGCTTTATTTTCTTGCTTAGTATACGTGCAGCTGGAAGGGGTCTCAACCTTCAGACTGCTGACACAGTTGTGATATATGATCCGGATCCAAACCCCAAGAATGAGGAACAAGCAGTTGCCAGAGCCCATCGTATTGGGCAGACGAGGGAAGTAAAAGTGATATATATGGAGGCAGTTGTTGAAAAAATGTCTAGCCATCAAAAGGAGGACGAGCTTAGAAGTGGTGGTTCAGTAGACCTAGAGGATGACTTGGCTGGGAAGGACCGGTATATAGGATCTATTGAGGGTCTCATAAGGAATAATATTCAGCAGTACAAGATTGACATGGCTGATGAAGTCATTAATGCTGGGCGGTTTGACCAAAGGACGACTCATGAAGAGCGGCGAATGACATTGGAGACTTTATTGCATGATGAAGAGAGATATCAAGAAACCGTCCATGATGTACCTTCTCTCCATGAGGTGAACAGGATGATTGCCAGAAGCGAGGAGGAAGTTGAGTTATTCGATCAGATGGATGAAGAATTTGACTGGACCGAAGAGATGACTTGTCATGAACAGGTGCCTAAGTGGCTTCGAGCTAGTACCAGAGAGGTGAATGCTACTGTTGCTGATTTGTCCAAGAAACCGTCAAAGAACATGTTGTCAAGCAGTAATCTAATTGTGCAAACTGGCGGGCCTGGAGGTGAGAGAAAAAGAGGGCGTCCCAAGAGCAAAAAGATTAACTACAAGGAAATTGAAGATGACATTGGATTATTCTCTGAGGAAAGCTCTGAGGAAGTGAACGTTGATTCTGGGAACGAAGAAGAGGGAGGAGACATTGGACAATCTGATGATGATGAGCTAACTGGTGCTCTTGGTGATCAACAAACCAACAATGGCGAATCTGATGGAGAGAACCCCGTCGCTGGTTATGATTATCCTCCGCGGTCTGGTAGTTATAAAAAAGTCCCTCCACAGGATGATGCCGGTTCTTCAGAATCTTCGCCAGAAAGTCATAGATCGAAAGAGATGGCTTCTCCTGTTTCTTCAAAAAAATTTGGCTCTTTGTCTGCATTGGACACTAGGCCAGGTTCTGTCTCGAAAAGACTGGTAGGCACCTGGTTTTGTCTTACATGCCTCTCTTCTTCCTTGTCGTGTGTGTAATGTTTGTTTCTTTAATAATGTTGGAACAGGTAGATGACCTAGAAGATGGGGAAATAGGAGCCTCTGGGGATTCTCACATAGATCTCCAACGATCCTATGACCGTGATGAAGGGGGAGGAGAACAGGTTTTGCAACCTACAATAAAACGGAAACGGAGTATTCGTCTAAGACCCCGTCAAACAGCAGAAGGAACAGACGGTAGTGATATGCCTGCAGCTCAGCCATTGCAAGGCGATCGTAGCTATCGATCAAAATTGAGAACAGTTGCTGACTCGCATGGTTCAAGACAAGATCAGAGTGATTCATCCTCGAGACTTCGGAGTTTACCTGCAAAGAAGGTAGCTAATACTTCCAAGCTGCATGTATCATCACCAAAATCTGGTAGATTGAACGCCACACAGCTTCCCGTGGAGGACAACGATGAAGCTGCTAGAGAAACATGGGATGGAACTAGTCATATAGGCTCTTCAAATGCAGGTGCAAGAATGTCCCCCATCATACAGAAACGGGTATGAATATATTTCATTGCGTTCTATTTTATTGTCGACGAGTCTGTACATTTATTTTGTTTGGGTTTTTTGAACTTACCCGGTGCTTGACTTTGCAGTGCAAAACCGTCATTAGCAAACTCCAAAGGAGAATCGACAAGGAAGGTCAGCAGATTGTGCCTATGCTGACGAATTTGTGGAAGAGAATTCAGAATGGTTATGCAGCTGGAGGTGTGAATAATCTTTTGGAGCTACGAGAGATAGATCAGCGGGTGGAAAGGCTAGAGTACGTAGGAGTTATGGAACTCGCATCTGACGTGCAGTATATGCTAAGGGGAGCAATGCAATTCTATGGATTCTCACACGAGGTTTAAATTTTTTTGCATCTCAAATAACTATAAACTCTTTCGATTTTGTGTGTGTTGATAATGTGAATAAAATCTTCCGCAGGTGAGATCTGAAGCAAGGAAGGTTCACAACCTCTTCTTTGATCTACT
Proteins encoded in this window:
- the LOC106341267 gene encoding ATP-dependent helicase BRM-like isoform X1, which codes for MQSGGSGGGPARGMGPAGRTNSTSSAASPTSSSSSVQQQQQLASRQQQGRNSEANDGMFAYHPGGVQGMMGGGNFGSPSGSMQHRRLFDSPQQQQQQQPQGSSQDGQQSFNPMQQAYLQFALQAQQQKVQQQARMGMMGSSKDQDARMGMLNMQGAMQQASNQAQGSPSNPSAEQFARGERQMESGHETKPHPQQVGTGQLMPGNITRPMQAPQGPQGVNNMGSNQLAFSQQWQAMQAWARERNIDLSHPANASQMSHILQGRMAAQQKSNEGNVASPSPSIPVSSQPSSSSRVPGENSPRPNSAGDISGQSGSGKARHAISTSSFASTSSPRMMNPAANPFSAQGRDNPMYPRHLVQPTNGMPSGNSMQTSANETHVLDHNASTNKGLGSAEHLQMQQPRQMNAPSPKAVLSDAGLLSKSSLQIGQGIKQEQQRSGFTKQQLHVLKAQILAFRRLKKGEGSLPQELFKSIAPPPLEVQTPLQIFPVKVHVQDRSSDKTVENQARSLESGKESQTAASSNGQIFAKEEDNGGDTEVPLATGNSQLFQNLGKEAASTTAATKEEQQTDVFPVKSDQGADASTQQTPRSDSNADKGKAVASDGGQSNVPAQANSPQQPKDTASARKYHGPLFDFPFFTRKHDTYGSATANANNNLTLAYDIKDLICEEGAEFFNKKRTDSLKKINGLLARNLERKRIRPDLVLRLQIEEKKLRLSALQSRVRDEVDRQQQDIMSMPDRPYRKFVRLCERQRLEMNRQVLANQKAVREKQLKTIFQWRKKLLEAHWSIRDARTARNRGVAKYHEKMLREFSKRPDDGRNKRMEALKNNDVERYREMLLEQQTNIPGDAAERYNVLSSFLTQTEDYLHKLGGKITATKNQQEVEEAANAAAIAARLQGLSEEEVRAAAACAREEVLIRNRFVEMNAPKDNSSVNKYYTLAHAVNEVVVRQPSMLQAGTLRDYQLVGLQWMLSLYNNKLNGILADEMGLGKTVQVMALIAYLMEFKGNYGPHLIIVPNAVLVNWKSELHTWLPSVSCIYYVGTKDQRSKLFSQEVCAMKFNVLVTTYEFIMYDRSKLSKVDWKYIVIDEAQRMKDRESVLARDLDRYRCQRRLLLTGTPLQNDLKELWSLLNLLLPDVFDNRKAFHDWFAQPFQREGPSHNIEDDWLETEKKVIVIHRLHQILEPFMLRRRVEDVEGSLPPKVSVVLRCRMSSIQSAVYDWIKATGTLRVDPDDEKLKAQKNPIYQAKIYKTLNNRCMELRKTCNHPLLNYPYFNDLSKDFLVRSCGKLWILDRILIKLQRTGHRVLLFSTMTKLLDILEEYLQWRRLVYRRIDGTTSLEDRESAIVDFNDPDTDCFIFLLSIRAAGRGLNLQTADTVVIYDPDPNPKNEEQAVARAHRIGQTREVKVIYMEAVVEKMSSHQKEDELRSGGSVDLEDDLAGKDRYIGSIEGLIRNNIQQYKIDMADEVINAGRFDQRTTHEERRMTLETLLHDEERYQETVHDVPSLHEVNRMIARSEEEVELFDQMDEEFDWTEEMTCHEQVPKWLRASTREVNATVADLSKKPSKNMLSSSNLIVQTGGPGGERKRGRPKSKKINYKEIEDDIGLFSEESSEEVNVDSGNEEEGGDIGQSDDDELTGALGDQQTNNGESDGENPVAGYDYPPRSGSYKKVPPQDDAGSSESSPESHRSKEMASPVSSKKFGSLSALDTRPGSVSKRLVDDLEDGEIGASGDSHIDLQRSYDRDEGGGEQVLQPTIKRKRSIRLRPRQTAEGTDGSDMPAAQPLQGDRSYRSKLRTVADSHGSRQDQSDSSSRLRSLPAKKVANTSKLHVSSPKSGRLNATQLPVEDNDEAARETWDGTSHIGSSNAGARMSPIIQKRCKTVISKLQRRIDKEGQQIVPMLTNLWKRIQNGYAAGGVNNLLELREIDQRVERLEYVGVMELASDVQYMLRGAMQFYGFSHEVRSEARKVHNLFFDLLKMSFPDTDFREARNALSFSGPSPTLVSTSSPRGPGGISQGKRPKPVDEEEPEPSSQQRENSRIRVQIPQKETKLGGTSSHTDESPILAHPGELVICKKKRKDREKSGPRTRTAGSSSPVSPQAMIGRGRRSPVSGSVTRETRLAQATHPNNSGAAGDSVGWANPVKKLRTDSGKRRPSHL